A genomic segment from Streptomyces sp. NBC_00654 encodes:
- a CDS encoding exopolysaccharide biosynthesis polyprenyl glycosylphosphotransferase: protein MTTESAPVPGAAQATAVQAHTVHPPRRSGGRTRVTRRPRGAGRYGPVVWLLLADGIAVGVTTALFSPVPWPSPSLAVQAALQLTLHAHRGLYRRGLSPSALSELPALLGLALLQWYATAEVLAAWDPRHAISWSTLAAAAVAQTLLCGAARAGAHRARLRSGARNPRPTVVVGHGTTAQQVTAALFAHPEYGLRPVGRFVPAAAPDEAFTTPAPGAVPLPTLATVEEVSRAVVQNGVRHAVFTAPPGSTPEGAALFGLFAGHGCRVWLINSPGTGAVTPHLARTGPDHLWGFAAYALRSTDRRPAAYAVKRAMDAVLAALALVAVAPLLAVCALAVRLSDGPGVIFRQERVGRHGRPFVLLKFRTLRPADAHESATRWNIAADQRMSAAGRLLRRTSLDELPQLWNVLRGDMSLVGPRPERPFFVAQFSRAHPGYQARHRMPVGITGLAQVNGLRGDTSIEERARFDNRYIETWSLWQDACVLARTAGSLFRLGGS, encoded by the coding sequence ATGACGACGGAGAGTGCACCGGTCCCCGGCGCCGCCCAGGCAACAGCCGTACAGGCACACACGGTTCATCCGCCGCGAAGGAGCGGAGGCCGCACCCGGGTGACGCGCCGCCCGCGCGGCGCGGGCCGGTACGGCCCCGTGGTGTGGCTCCTGCTCGCCGACGGGATCGCGGTGGGCGTCACGACGGCGCTGTTCTCCCCGGTGCCGTGGCCCTCGCCGTCGCTCGCCGTCCAGGCGGCGCTCCAGCTGACGCTGCACGCCCACCGGGGGCTGTACCGCCGGGGGCTGTCCCCCTCGGCACTGTCCGAGCTGCCCGCGCTCCTCGGCCTCGCCCTGCTCCAGTGGTACGCGACCGCCGAGGTGCTCGCGGCGTGGGACCCGCGTCACGCGATCAGCTGGTCGACGCTGGCCGCCGCTGCGGTGGCGCAGACGCTGCTGTGCGGGGCCGCACGGGCGGGGGCCCACCGCGCACGTCTGCGGTCCGGTGCCAGGAATCCCCGGCCCACCGTCGTCGTGGGTCACGGCACGACCGCCCAGCAGGTCACGGCGGCCCTGTTCGCCCACCCCGAGTACGGGCTGCGGCCGGTCGGCCGGTTCGTCCCCGCCGCCGCCCCGGACGAGGCGTTCACCACGCCCGCGCCCGGCGCCGTCCCCCTGCCCACCCTGGCGACGGTGGAGGAGGTGAGCCGTGCGGTCGTCCAGAACGGTGTGCGGCACGCGGTCTTCACCGCCCCGCCCGGGTCGACCCCCGAGGGTGCGGCTCTCTTCGGGCTGTTCGCCGGACACGGCTGCCGGGTCTGGCTGATCAACAGCCCCGGCACCGGGGCCGTCACCCCGCACCTGGCCCGGACCGGACCGGACCACCTGTGGGGCTTCGCCGCCTACGCGCTGCGCAGCACGGACCGGCGGCCCGCGGCCTACGCGGTCAAGAGGGCCATGGACGCCGTACTGGCCGCGCTGGCCCTGGTCGCGGTGGCACCCCTGCTGGCGGTCTGCGCCCTGGCGGTGCGGCTCTCCGACGGGCCGGGCGTCATCTTCCGGCAGGAGCGCGTGGGCCGGCACGGCCGGCCGTTCGTGCTGCTCAAGTTCCGTACGCTGCGGCCGGCCGACGCCCACGAGTCGGCCACCCGGTGGAACATCGCCGCCGATCAGCGTATGAGTGCGGCCGGCCGGCTGCTGCGCCGCACGTCGCTCGACGAGCTGCCGCAGCTGTGGAACGTCCTGCGCGGCGACATGAGCCTGGTCGGTCCCCGTCCCGAACGCCCCTTCTTCGTCGCACAGTTCAGCCGGGCCCATCCCGGCTACCAGGCCCGTCACCGGATGCCCGTCGGCATCACCGGGCTCGCCCAGGTGAACGGTCTGCGCGGCGACACCTCGATCGAGGAGCGGGCGCGCTTCGACAACCGCTACATCGAGACCTGGTCGCTCTGGCAGGACGCGTGCGTGCTCGCCCGTACCGCCGGTTCCCTGTTCCGGCTCGGAGGCAGCTGA
- a CDS encoding glycosyltransferase: MLQKRCTEERQLTVLHLVQPVDGGVARVVTDLVRAQARAGLRPVVACPPAGPLAAEAAAAGALVHSWPAVRTPGPRLAGEVGAAGRLVRECRPDVVHAHSAKAGLAGRIAVRGRVPTVFQPHAWSFEAVGGRTADLALKWERFGARWADHILCVSESELRTGREAGITARWSVIHNGIDLGHFRPGDPADRRSARASLPLLTGVAAGAPLVVCIGRLSRQKGQDVLLRAWRRMRIEGARLVLVGDGPDRDSLLAAAPAGVLFTGASDDVRPWIHAADVLVLPSRWEGMALAPLEAMACGRPVVMSDVNGARESLPPGDEAHCIVPPEDPAALAAALTGLLTDPALRDALSRSVQRHTRAAFDVRRTAAAVAGIYQELVGLSGPTMRKRTER, translated from the coding sequence GTGCTGCAAAAGCGTTGCACTGAAGAAAGACAATTGACGGTCCTTCATTTGGTACAGCCGGTGGACGGTGGCGTGGCCCGGGTCGTCACCGACCTCGTCCGGGCGCAGGCCCGCGCCGGTCTGCGGCCGGTGGTGGCCTGTCCGCCCGCCGGACCGCTGGCCGCCGAAGCAGCGGCGGCGGGCGCGCTGGTCCACAGCTGGCCCGCGGTTCGCACCCCCGGCCCCCGGCTGGCCGGAGAGGTCGGCGCCGCGGGCCGGCTGGTCCGGGAATGCCGCCCGGACGTGGTCCACGCGCACAGCGCCAAGGCGGGTCTGGCCGGCCGTATCGCCGTACGCGGCCGGGTGCCCACCGTCTTCCAGCCGCATGCCTGGTCGTTCGAGGCCGTGGGCGGCCGCACCGCGGATCTCGCACTGAAGTGGGAACGCTTCGGGGCTCGTTGGGCCGACCACATCCTGTGCGTCAGCGAATCCGAGCTCCGCACCGGCCGAGAAGCGGGCATCACCGCCCGCTGGTCGGTGATCCACAACGGGATCGACCTGGGCCATTTCCGCCCGGGTGACCCCGCGGACCGCCGGTCGGCCCGCGCCTCCCTCCCGCTGCTGACCGGCGTCGCGGCCGGTGCCCCGCTGGTCGTCTGCATCGGCCGCCTGAGCCGGCAGAAGGGCCAGGACGTGCTGTTGCGGGCCTGGCGGCGGATGCGGATCGAGGGTGCCCGGCTGGTCCTGGTGGGCGACGGACCCGACCGGGACAGCCTGCTGGCCGCGGCCCCCGCCGGAGTGCTGTTCACCGGGGCCAGCGACGATGTGCGGCCGTGGATCCACGCGGCGGACGTCCTCGTCCTGCCCTCCCGCTGGGAGGGGATGGCGCTGGCTCCCCTGGAAGCCATGGCCTGTGGCCGGCCCGTCGTGATGTCCGACGTCAACGGCGCCCGGGAGAGCCTCCCGCCCGGGGACGAGGCGCACTGCATCGTGCCGCCGGAGGACCCGGCGGCGCTCGCCGCGGCGCTCACCGGCCTGCTCACCGATCCGGCGCTGAGGGACGCGCTGTCCCGCAGCGTCCAGCGTCACACGCGGGCGGCCTTCGATGTCCGGCGGACCGCGGCGGCGGTCGCCGGGATCTACCAGGAACTCGTCGGCTTGTCCGGCCCCACGATGAGGAAGCGCACCGAGCGATGA
- a CDS encoding SUKH-4 family immunity protein, whose protein sequence is MIFEVGDEEPRPGVPESRWVRASPEVLAGVVRRPQDLQALCGTGFPQRPFAMAPALAADDCTVGGSRLVDLGDTVEIAEREFGDLLLFGAVQGWYLFLHLGDGTVYAYPDEVALFPGDFRPVHTDLSSLRRVLELLLRQQLSAEGESAESWDTPYAELARFTDRIRAEFAAADPGALSPEGPWPAFFRDIEDGLYSTYYARPPRASADRTAYRPNE, encoded by the coding sequence ATGATCTTCGAGGTCGGCGACGAGGAGCCGCGCCCCGGCGTGCCGGAGTCCCGCTGGGTACGGGCCTCGCCCGAGGTCCTCGCCGGCGTGGTGCGCCGGCCGCAGGACCTCCAGGCCCTCTGCGGGACGGGGTTTCCCCAGCGCCCGTTCGCGATGGCCCCGGCGCTCGCGGCGGACGACTGCACCGTGGGCGGGTCCCGCTTGGTGGACCTCGGCGACACGGTCGAGATCGCCGAACGCGAGTTCGGCGACCTGCTGCTCTTCGGGGCCGTACAGGGCTGGTACCTCTTTCTCCACCTCGGCGACGGCACGGTGTACGCCTACCCCGACGAGGTCGCGCTCTTCCCCGGGGACTTCCGCCCCGTGCACACGGACCTGTCGTCTCTCCGCCGCGTGCTGGAACTGCTGCTCCGCCAGCAGCTGAGCGCCGAGGGCGAGTCCGCCGAGAGCTGGGACACGCCGTACGCCGAACTCGCCCGCTTCACCGATCGGATCCGCGCCGAGTTCGCCGCCGCAGACCCGGGCGCGCTCTCCCCCGAAGGGCCCTGGCCCGCGTTCTTCCGCGATATCGAGGACGGCCTGTATTCCACGTACTACGCACGCCCTCCGCGCGCTTCGGCGGACAGGACAGCTTACCGGCCGAACGAATGA
- a CDS encoding polyprenyl synthetase family protein has protein sequence MTAPVTQPDTAPRLLARCRDLVRPALSRAVQRLHPWHAGMAAFSLGWSDVDGSPLPGSQGKGLRQALAVLGAEAAGAPGEDAVVGAVAVELIHTFSLLHDDIMDGDETRRQRPTVWKAYGTGPAVLAGDALFALAVQTLADAPGGSGAPAVRRLASALSDLVHGQAEDLLFESRPWTGTGAVRPHEYRSMAENKTGALLGCAAALGAELAGAPGGTADALDRAGRHLGVAFQAVDDLLGIWGDPATTGKPVQSDLRRRKKTFPVLAALASEHPAARRLGTLLGSDGPLGEEACRRAAGLIEDAGGRAAALAEAHENLAAARDCLERVPLAPAAHEEILALLPFLIRRTG, from the coding sequence ATGACCGCCCCTGTCACCCAGCCGGACACCGCGCCCCGGCTTCTGGCCCGTTGCCGCGACCTCGTACGTCCGGCGCTCTCCCGGGCCGTACAGCGTCTGCACCCCTGGCACGCCGGAATGGCCGCCTTCTCGCTGGGCTGGAGCGACGTGGACGGCAGCCCGCTGCCCGGCTCGCAGGGCAAGGGACTGCGCCAGGCACTGGCGGTGCTCGGCGCCGAGGCCGCCGGTGCGCCCGGCGAGGACGCGGTCGTCGGCGCGGTCGCCGTCGAGCTGATCCATACGTTCTCGCTGCTGCACGACGACATCATGGACGGCGACGAGACGCGCCGGCAGCGCCCCACCGTATGGAAGGCGTACGGCACCGGCCCGGCCGTTCTCGCGGGGGACGCGCTGTTCGCCCTGGCCGTACAGACGCTGGCGGACGCGCCCGGCGGGAGCGGTGCCCCGGCGGTGCGGCGGCTGGCCTCGGCGCTGAGCGACCTGGTGCACGGTCAGGCGGAGGACCTGCTCTTCGAGTCGCGGCCCTGGACGGGTACGGGTGCGGTGCGCCCGCACGAGTACCGGTCGATGGCCGAGAACAAGACCGGCGCCCTGCTCGGCTGCGCGGCCGCGCTGGGAGCCGAACTGGCCGGGGCGCCGGGCGGCACCGCCGACGCGCTGGACCGGGCGGGCCGGCACCTCGGGGTGGCGTTCCAGGCCGTGGACGACCTGCTCGGCATCTGGGGCGACCCGGCGACGACGGGCAAGCCGGTGCAAAGCGATCTGCGCCGCCGCAAGAAGACCTTCCCCGTCCTCGCGGCGCTGGCCTCGGAACACCCCGCCGCCCGCCGGCTGGGCACGCTCCTGGGCTCCGACGGACCGCTCGGCGAAGAGGCCTGCCGCCGGGCAGCCGGACTGATCGAGGATGCCGGGGGGCGTGCCGCCGCCCTCGCCGAGGCGCACGAGAACCTGGCGGCCGCCCGCGACTGTCTGGAGCGTGTTCCGCTCGCGCCGGCGGCCCACGAGGAGATCCTCGCCCTCCTGCCCTTCCTCATCCGGCGCACCGGGTGA
- a CDS encoding tetratricopeptide repeat protein, producing the protein MQSKALAPEYQGALTKMSVNSSLTDVLAEGIRHLAAAEASGSQAEVARTGLAVAEAHRRLGHVAEADLAWKASYRAARSAADLGSMAWALWSGGTLARQRGALRLAFRLLGLAADMGERGGDVVARGYSLAGLAETGRIQGDYGTVAALHEQLLAEARARGEARHTVWALEGIAQIHRNTGSFDTALEMFEEAAQLARNADDWRGRAWALRGIADIVSVREGDTERALTLLSEAESTCREMKLSSALAYNHKMRANVLFRAGRYEEAREVYEQALAEFREMSEPRGEALARLGLVKSRARLGRDGHETAAELDELRRTLNRIGLLNARDMVDKAYAELGVAPSGDGSGR; encoded by the coding sequence ATGCAGAGCAAAGCACTGGCGCCCGAGTACCAAGGTGCTCTCACCAAGATGTCGGTGAACTCCTCCTTGACCGATGTACTCGCCGAGGGCATCCGTCACTTGGCGGCCGCCGAGGCCTCCGGCTCGCAGGCGGAGGTGGCGCGTACCGGTCTCGCCGTGGCCGAGGCGCACCGCCGGCTCGGCCATGTGGCGGAGGCGGACCTGGCCTGGAAGGCCAGTTACCGCGCCGCGCGTTCGGCCGCGGACCTCGGGTCCATGGCCTGGGCGCTGTGGAGCGGCGGGACGCTGGCCCGGCAACGGGGCGCCCTGCGGCTCGCGTTCCGGCTGCTCGGGCTCGCCGCCGACATGGGCGAGCGCGGCGGGGATGTCGTCGCCCGCGGCTACTCGCTCGCCGGTCTCGCCGAGACGGGGCGTATCCAGGGCGACTACGGGACCGTCGCGGCCCTGCACGAGCAGTTGCTCGCCGAGGCCCGCGCACGCGGCGAGGCCCGGCACACCGTGTGGGCGCTGGAGGGCATCGCGCAGATCCACCGCAACACGGGCTCGTTCGACACGGCCCTGGAGATGTTCGAGGAGGCGGCCCAGCTGGCGCGGAACGCGGACGACTGGCGCGGCCGCGCCTGGGCGCTGCGCGGGATAGCCGACATAGTCTCCGTGCGCGAAGGGGACACGGAGCGCGCGCTCACCCTGCTCTCGGAGGCCGAGAGCACCTGCCGTGAGATGAAGCTGTCCAGCGCGCTCGCCTACAACCACAAGATGCGCGCCAACGTGCTCTTCCGTGCCGGCCGGTACGAGGAGGCCCGCGAGGTCTACGAACAGGCGCTCGCGGAGTTCCGCGAGATGAGCGAGCCGCGGGGCGAGGCCCTGGCCCGGCTCGGTCTGGTGAAGTCCCGCGCCCGGCTCGGCCGCGACGGGCACGAAACCGCCGCGGAACTGGACGAGCTGCGCCGGACGCTCAACCGGATCGGCCTGCTCAACGCCCGTGACATGGTCGACAAGGCGTACGCCGAACTCGGCGTGGCGCCGAGCGGCGACGGGAGCGGCCGGTGA
- a CDS encoding phosphotransferase family protein, whose product MRNQVPMSEAVRAVLGTPAGSTVLESSPRTRVWRVGLRDGGRVIVKQIADGGDAARGADARFARETTALRLAARAPLPGVAPALLAADPPSRVMVLEYVDGLGPAADWLPEYADSLARLHALTGPRDAGALPAWSGPTAGDAESFLAFARALEVPVPPGVPDELASLLDRLDPAPHHALLHGDPCPGNDLRTTTGVRFIDFEQASLGNGLVELAYLRIGFPTCWCAMSVAPAPLAEAEDVYRSTWRTLTGTDVPGDLADACAGWLIRGDALVERAHRESADHLARVPSEDFLWGYVSARERLLHRLGAVAALTADHERLHGLGRLCAGLLARATHRWPGLRPLPAQDTRPWP is encoded by the coding sequence ATGCGCAATCAGGTGCCGATGAGCGAGGCGGTCCGCGCGGTGCTGGGCACGCCCGCGGGATCCACCGTGCTGGAGAGCAGCCCCCGGACGAGGGTGTGGCGGGTCGGACTCCGCGACGGCGGGCGGGTGATCGTCAAGCAGATCGCCGACGGCGGCGACGCCGCGCGGGGCGCCGACGCCCGCTTCGCCCGCGAGACCACCGCGCTGCGGCTCGCCGCGCGGGCGCCCCTGCCGGGCGTCGCTCCCGCGCTGCTGGCCGCGGACCCGCCGAGCCGGGTGATGGTCCTGGAGTACGTGGACGGGCTCGGCCCGGCCGCCGACTGGCTCCCGGAGTACGCCGATTCGCTCGCCCGGCTGCACGCGCTCACCGGCCCGCGGGACGCGGGCGCCCTGCCCGCGTGGTCCGGTCCCACGGCCGGGGACGCCGAGTCCTTCCTCGCGTTCGCCCGCGCCCTCGAAGTCCCCGTGCCGCCCGGAGTGCCGGACGAACTCGCCTCGCTGCTCGACCGGCTGGACCCCGCCCCCCACCACGCGCTGCTGCACGGCGACCCCTGCCCCGGCAACGACCTGCGCACCACCACCGGAGTCCGCTTCATCGACTTCGAGCAGGCCTCGCTCGGGAACGGACTCGTCGAACTGGCCTACCTGCGGATCGGGTTCCCGACCTGCTGGTGCGCCATGTCGGTCGCGCCCGCGCCGCTCGCGGAGGCGGAGGACGTCTACCGCTCCACCTGGCGGACGCTGACCGGCACGGATGTACCGGGCGACCTCGCGGACGCCTGCGCGGGCTGGCTGATCCGCGGTGACGCACTGGTCGAGCGGGCCCACCGGGAATCGGCCGATCACCTCGCCCGGGTACCCTCGGAGGACTTCCTGTGGGGGTACGTCTCGGCCCGGGAGCGGCTGCTGCACCGGCTGGGGGCGGTCGCCGCACTCACCGCGGACCATGAACGCCTGCACGGCCTCGGCCGGTTGTGCGCCGGTCTCCTCGCGCGCGCGACGCACCGGTGGCCGGGCCTGCGCCCGCTGCCCGCGCAGGACACACGGCCCTGGCCCTGA
- a CDS encoding FAD-dependent oxidoreductase, with amino-acid sequence MREETVDSDVTVIGGGLAGVCAAIAAARLGQRVALVHNRPVPGGNSSSEVRVWVCGATAHGTQRWARETGIMGELYLENQYRNPEGNPYYWDQVVLDALRAEPNVSLFLNTDVREVAATGSAAERTITSVTGWTMGSERLITFTGPVFLDCTGDGLVGHLAGADHRVGRESREEYGERWAPDTPDGELLGSTILFYTKDTGHPVKFVPPSFAKNILDTPIPEHRLIRTGDNGCDYWWIEWGGELDTVHDNERIRDELWSVIHGIWDHIKNSGKFDADQLTLEWVGSLPGKREYRRFLGDHVLTQTEVMAQEPFEDRVAFGGWSIDLHPVQGMYATKPGAHQIHPDGVYHIPFRSLYSRNVRNLLFAGRNISATHIAFGTTRVMATCATLGEAAGTGAALCVRDGVTPRELAADRRLQQTLLRQDASLVGVRNTDPDDLARAARVSASSTVERLSVEPGPGTESYPLDHDLAVVLPVDPSLDGFELLVDAAAGTTLHIELWDTVRGENAVPVRQLSAHAVEVAAGQGQWVTVPLSWHPEEPRNAVVIVRADPDAALRLSDERRTGVLCLSRRLPDEPDPDPLIPVTPEDGAELVTEWVARGLRRRSFCFRAGPTAAYAPVKTVGGYQRPYAGPQLWQAAEEGAAWLRLDWDSPVELGSVQLVLDDDVDEFLNNLHLHRTRFEIMPELARDYRVEVLVDGVWQTVAAETDNRRRHRVHHFPRRPAAALRVRVDATNGARHARIVGVRAYA; translated from the coding sequence ATGCGTGAAGAGACCGTGGACAGCGATGTCACCGTCATCGGCGGGGGCCTCGCGGGCGTCTGCGCGGCCATCGCCGCCGCCAGGCTGGGACAGCGCGTCGCCCTGGTCCACAACCGCCCCGTGCCGGGCGGAAATTCGAGCAGTGAGGTACGGGTGTGGGTGTGCGGGGCGACCGCGCACGGCACCCAGCGGTGGGCCCGCGAGACGGGCATCATGGGCGAGCTGTACCTGGAGAACCAGTACCGCAACCCGGAGGGCAACCCCTACTACTGGGACCAGGTGGTCCTGGACGCGCTGCGCGCCGAGCCGAATGTGTCGCTGTTCCTCAACACGGATGTCCGCGAGGTCGCGGCCACCGGTTCCGCCGCCGAGCGCACGATCACCTCGGTCACCGGGTGGACGATGGGCTCGGAGCGGCTGATCACCTTCACCGGACCGGTCTTCCTCGACTGCACGGGCGACGGTCTGGTCGGGCATCTGGCGGGCGCCGACCACCGCGTCGGCCGGGAGTCCCGGGAGGAGTACGGGGAGCGCTGGGCACCGGACACCCCCGACGGGGAACTCCTCGGCTCGACGATCCTCTTCTACACCAAGGACACCGGGCACCCGGTGAAGTTCGTGCCGCCCTCCTTCGCGAAGAACATCCTCGACACGCCGATTCCCGAGCACCGGCTGATCCGGACGGGCGACAACGGCTGCGACTACTGGTGGATCGAGTGGGGCGGCGAGCTCGACACCGTGCACGACAACGAGCGCATCCGTGACGAACTCTGGTCCGTGATCCACGGGATCTGGGACCACATCAAGAACTCGGGGAAGTTCGACGCGGACCAACTGACCCTGGAGTGGGTGGGTTCCCTGCCCGGCAAACGCGAGTACCGCCGCTTCCTCGGCGACCATGTGCTGACGCAGACCGAGGTCATGGCGCAGGAACCCTTCGAGGACCGGGTCGCGTTCGGCGGCTGGTCGATCGATCTGCACCCGGTGCAGGGCATGTACGCGACCAAGCCCGGCGCCCATCAGATCCATCCCGACGGGGTCTACCACATTCCGTTCCGCAGCCTGTACTCACGCAATGTCCGCAATCTCCTCTTCGCGGGACGCAACATCTCCGCCACCCACATCGCCTTCGGGACGACCCGGGTGATGGCGACGTGCGCCACGCTCGGCGAAGCCGCGGGAACGGGTGCCGCGCTCTGTGTACGGGACGGCGTCACCCCGCGCGAACTGGCCGCGGACCGGCGCCTCCAGCAGACACTGCTCCGTCAGGACGCCTCGCTGGTCGGGGTGCGCAACACCGACCCGGACGACCTGGCGCGGGCGGCGCGGGTGAGTGCGTCGAGCACCGTGGAGCGGCTGTCCGTCGAACCGGGACCGGGGACCGAATCGTATCCGCTGGACCACGACCTGGCCGTCGTGCTGCCGGTGGATCCGTCCCTCGACGGGTTCGAGCTGCTCGTCGACGCCGCCGCAGGCACCACCCTGCACATCGAGCTGTGGGACACGGTGCGCGGCGAGAACGCCGTTCCGGTACGTCAGTTGTCGGCACACGCCGTCGAGGTCGCGGCCGGGCAGGGCCAGTGGGTCACCGTTCCGCTCAGCTGGCACCCGGAGGAACCCCGCAACGCCGTCGTGATCGTCCGGGCGGACCCCGACGCCGCGCTGCGCCTCTCGGACGAACGGCGGACCGGGGTCCTCTGCCTCAGCCGCAGACTGCCCGACGAGCCGGATCCCGATCCGCTCATCCCGGTCACGCCGGAGGACGGGGCCGAGCTGGTCACCGAGTGGGTGGCGCGCGGGCTGCGCCGGCGCAGCTTCTGCTTCCGGGCCGGTCCGACAGCCGCGTACGCGCCGGTGAAGACCGTCGGCGGCTACCAGCGGCCCTATGCCGGACCGCAGTTGTGGCAGGCGGCCGAGGAGGGGGCGGCCTGGCTGCGGCTCGACTGGGACTCCCCCGTCGAGCTGGGCAGCGTACAGCTCGTCCTGGACGACGATGTGGATGAGTTCCTGAACAATCTGCATCTGCACCGCACGCGGTTCGAGATCATGCCGGAGCTGGCGCGGGACTACCGCGTCGAGGTGCTGGTGGACGGCGTGTGGCAGACGGTCGCCGCGGAGACGGACAACCGCCGGCGCCATCGTGTCCACCACTTCCCGCGGCGCCCGGCCGCCGCGCTGCGGGTGCGGGTGGACGCGACGAACGGCGCGCGGCACGCACGGATCGTGGGGGTCCGCGCCTACGCGTGA
- a CDS encoding ABC transporter substrate-binding protein, giving the protein MRPSLRTALTGITAGALVCVLASCSDAGSGAAADGTVTITVSGRPPATNAAALKTFETRVAAFEKANPKIRVKTNEYQYDQQSFQTKVGGGSLETVVRVPLTEMSGLIKRKQISDVTAEFAQLKNGDQFNDAVLAAAKGQDGKIYGVPTEEYAMGLLCNRDLFEKAGLDPENPPTTWSEVRTAAKAITDRTDAVGYAQATKENAGGWMLTAMTYSYGDDMQKKTGAKWANSFDVPGSGAEKSLDLLRQMRWSDGSMGKNHLRSITDIEKDFSAGKIGMAVTGPTAVNHYVQQYKGDPQTVGLSAMPVDGSARRTLAGGNVAVISPKASPQERAAALKFIDFYYLTTKYDPEIAGADAAARKKDGGVVGVPVVPFYKPAISDPVDAAVNKQANTPVAHFATYTQALKDFELVVEPPIEAQNVYKALDSAVQAVLTREDADPAEQLKKAAGQVKSQVERAQR; this is encoded by the coding sequence ATGAGACCCTCCCTGCGCACCGCCCTGACGGGCATCACCGCCGGTGCGCTCGTCTGCGTGCTTGCGTCGTGCTCCGATGCGGGCAGCGGAGCCGCTGCCGACGGCACGGTGACCATCACCGTCTCGGGCCGCCCCCCGGCCACCAACGCCGCCGCGCTGAAGACCTTCGAGACACGGGTCGCCGCGTTCGAGAAGGCCAATCCCAAGATCCGGGTGAAGACGAACGAGTACCAGTACGACCAGCAGAGCTTCCAGACCAAGGTGGGTGGCGGAAGCCTGGAGACCGTCGTCAGGGTACCGCTCACCGAGATGTCGGGACTGATCAAGCGCAAGCAGATCTCGGACGTCACCGCGGAGTTCGCGCAGCTGAAGAACGGCGACCAGTTCAACGACGCCGTGCTCGCCGCGGCCAAGGGGCAGGACGGCAAGATCTACGGCGTACCCACCGAGGAGTACGCCATGGGCCTCCTCTGCAACCGGGACCTCTTCGAGAAGGCCGGACTCGACCCCGAGAACCCGCCCACGACCTGGTCCGAGGTCCGCACGGCCGCCAAGGCGATCACGGACCGGACCGATGCCGTCGGCTACGCCCAGGCGACCAAGGAGAACGCCGGCGGCTGGATGCTGACCGCCATGACGTACTCCTACGGCGACGACATGCAGAAGAAGACCGGCGCCAAGTGGGCCAACTCCTTCGACGTCCCCGGCAGCGGTGCCGAGAAGTCCCTGGACCTGCTGCGGCAGATGCGCTGGTCGGACGGTTCGATGGGCAAGAACCACCTGCGCAGCATCACGGACATCGAGAAGGACTTCTCCGCGGGCAAGATCGGGATGGCCGTCACCGGTCCGACCGCGGTCAACCACTATGTGCAGCAGTACAAGGGCGACCCGCAAACGGTCGGGCTGTCCGCCATGCCCGTGGACGGTTCCGCGCGGCGCACCCTGGCCGGCGGCAACGTCGCGGTGATCAGTCCGAAGGCGAGTCCTCAGGAGAGGGCGGCCGCGCTGAAGTTCATCGACTTCTACTACCTGACGACCAAGTACGACCCGGAGATCGCGGGCGCGGACGCGGCGGCCAGGAAGAAGGACGGCGGCGTCGTCGGCGTCCCGGTCGTGCCGTTCTACAAGCCCGCCATCTCCGACCCCGTCGACGCCGCGGTCAACAAGCAGGCCAATACGCCGGTCGCGCACTTCGCCACGTACACCCAGGCCCTCAAGGACTTCGAGCTGGTCGTCGAACCGCCCATCGAGGCGCAGAACGTCTACAAGGCCCTCGACAGCGCCGTACAGGCCGTACTGACCCGTGAGGACGCCGACCCGGCCGAGCAGCTGAAGAAGGCGGCCGGACAGGTCAAGTCCCAGGTGGAGCGGGCCCAGCGCTGA